One Ahaetulla prasina isolate Xishuangbanna chromosome 1, ASM2864084v1, whole genome shotgun sequence DNA window includes the following coding sequences:
- the MED19 gene encoding mediator of RNA polymerase II transcription subunit 19, with protein sequence MMENFSALFGGTEPPPSTTAAALGFGPGKPGGPGTGQPPVPTVTPVGEETARKAAAASGPFYLMRELPGTTELTGSTNLITHYNLEHAYNKFCGKKVKEKLSNFLPDLPGMIDLPGSHDNSSLRSLIEKPPICGSSFNPITGTMLTGFRLHAGPLPEQCRLMHIQPPKKKNKHKHKQSRTQDPVPPETPSDSDHKKKKKKKEDDPERKRKKKEKKKKKNRHSPEHPGVGSSQASSSSSLR encoded by the exons atgatggagaatttttctGCTCTCTTCGGAGGGACAGAACCTCCTCCATCTACAACAGCCGCCGCGCTAGGCTTTGGCCCAGGAAAACCAGGAGGACCGGGTACTGGACAGCCTCCTGTGCCAACGGTGACTCCGGTCGGAGAAGAGACAGCACGCAAAGCGGCAGCAGCCAGCGGTCCTTTTTACCTAATGCGGGAGTTACCAG GTACCACAGAACTAACGGGAAGCACCAATTTGATCACCCACTACAACCTAGAGCATGCCTACAATAAATTCTGTGGCAAAAAGGTGAAAGAGAAACTCAGCAACTTTTTGCCTGACCTGCCAGGGATGATCGATTTGCCAGGCTCACATGATAACAGCAGCTTGCGTTCTTTAATTGAAAAACCTCCCATCTGCGGTAGCTCATTCAACCCTATCACTGGTACCATGCTAACAGGGTTTCGTCTCCATGCTGGCCCG TTGCCAGAACAATGTCGCTTAATGCACATCCAGCCacctaagaaaaaaaataagcataaaCATAAGCAGAGCCGAACCCAAGACCCTGTCCCTCCAG AAACACCCTCTGATTCTGatcataagaaaaagaagaaaaagaaagaggatgaTCCTGaacggaaaagaaaaaaaaaagagaaaaagaaaaagaag aaccGCCATAGCCCTGAACATCCAGGTGTGGGCAGCTCACAAGCCAGTAGCAGTAGCAGCCTCCGGTAG
- the TMX2 gene encoding thioredoxin-related transmembrane protein 2 encodes MAVLAPLLALFYSVPGLCRWLAQPYYPLSLLLSAAFLLVRKVPPLCHGLPSQREDGNSCDFDWREVEILMFLSAIVMMKNRRSITVDQHVGNIFMFSKVANVILFFRLDIRMGLLYLTLCLVFLMTCKPPLYLGPEHIKYFSDKTIDEELVRDKRVTWIVEFFANWSNECQSFAPIYADLSLKYNCTGLNFGKVDVGRYPDVSTKYKISTSPLTKQLPTLILFQGGKEVMRRPQIDKKGRAVSWNFSEENVIREFNLNELYQKAKKISKHADENFDEFSEQSTITEHPNGESKKDK; translated from the exons ATGGCGGTTTTGGCCCCTTTGTTAGCCCTGTTCTATTCGGTGCCTGGGCTCTGCCGCTGGCTGGCGCAGCCTTATTACCCGCTCTCCCTCCTACTTTCGGCAGCCTTCCTGTTGGTGCGGAAGGTGCCGCCGCTATGCCACGGACTGCCCAGCCAGCGGGAGGACGGGAACTCCTGCGACTTCGACTGG cGGGAAGTGGAAATCTTGATGTTTCTGAGTGCCATTGTAATGATGAAGAATCGCCGATCCA TCACTGTGGACCAGCATGTGGGGAATATCTTTATGTTCAGCAAAGTGGCCAATGTCATCCTTTTCTTTCGTCTTGATATCCGGATGGGGCTGCTGTATCTCACACTCTGCTTAG TATTCCTGATGACTTGCAAGCCACCTTTGTACTTGGGTCCAGAACACATCAAATATTTCAGTGATAAAACTATAGAT GAGGAACTAGTCCGGGACAAGCGAGTGACCTGGATTGTGGAATTCTTTGCTAACTGGTCCAATGAATGTCAGTCATTTGCTCCTATCTATGCTGATTTGTCTCTCAA ATATAATTGCACTGGACTGAACTTTGGAAAGGTTGATGTGGGTCGCTACCCTGACGTCAGCACCAA GTACAAAATCAGTACTTCTCCTCTCACTAAGCAGCTGCCTACACTGATCCTTTTCCAAGGTGGTAAAGAAGTGATGCGCCGGCCACAGATTGATAAAAAAGGACGAGCAGTTTCTTGGAACTTTTCTGAG GAGAATGTGATCCGGGAATTCAACTTGAATGAGCTATACCAGAAAGCCAAGAAAATATCCAAGCATGCAGATGAGAACTTTGACGAATTTTCAGAACAGTCCACTATCACAGAGCATCCTAATGGGGAAAGCAAGAAGGACAAATAG
- the SELENOH gene encoding selenoprotein H, whose protein sequence is MPPKGRKRKAKIPQAEATASNGDEASDVKKLPKIRKTEGLEDLHVIIEHCKSUQVFGRRAEAVSQELCLAFPDILVEVNLEKPRRNSFEVVLLKKDGTKVELWSGLKKGPPRKLKFPEPSNIVEMVKRNLN, encoded by the exons ATGCCTCCCAAGGGGCGGAAAAGGAAGGCAAAGATCCCTCAAGCAGAAGCCACAGCATCCAATGGAGATGAAGCCAGTGATGTGAAGAAGTTGCCCAAGATCCGGAAGACTGAAGGATTGGAAGACCTTCATGTGATCATTGAGCACTG TAAAAGCTGACAAGTCTTTGGACGCAGAGCTGAGGCTGTCAGCCAAGAGCTGTGCCTGGCCTTTCCTGACATCCTTGTGGAGGTCAACCTTGAAAAACCCCGGAGGAACAGTTTTGAAGTGGTTCTCTTGAAAAAGGATGGCACCA AGGTAGAGCTATGGAGTGGTCTTAAAAAGGGGCCACCCCGCAAATTGAAATTCCCAGAACCCAGCAACATTGTTGAAATGGTGAAGCGCAACTTAAACTAA
- the BTBD18 gene encoding BTB/POZ domain-containing protein 18, producing the protein MGNIYFTEIWYTMKESSVTMSSSATNPKILYRNSRLLRMVFLQLHRQQRADLFCDVVLQAEGEAVPAHCCILSACSPFFTEQLEREMPPKGHKVVLEIRGLKIGTLRKLVDFLYTSEMEVSREEAQDILAAARQLQVSELDSLQLEGGKLVKKNLDRRLNRNCLQITSPMTRSETSLIHSSAPSGGSLTSWVTAGKQATPNSNFIPCSNEISSHNSTDQKDLKQKLTTALLSSDKQISNSETITADPLKTKVKKCPPGTIRNIMGSDENGNLHRKETEAEDTHTRASLQNSKKIKLSRPKLSLPPLSTSCATKDPCTVTPSKLPKSVKRLWRQKCPVKEETKKENNNHFCGFRSPPLLPKSKGRKRTSSDPASYSNFPQEIGHIGRVKLRKVINGSCWEVVHESPAVQPTVVENGVHTLKDVGSQSQLTHPKLEGDNVQQLARSPKLLPATAEAAPGPEKSVIKQQPELPEKKVALDEGADAAGNHYDMEAFVLDHLVKSEQYDKLASAGELEQMLDLLLSDEDATGGTQSTSITQSLCSSPQANENVLGNVGIEEKERCCTVGPQLDKIKISEAGDSTDGSSLLDPVLNGLPLVTPEPNGDCLSSSRSASPQLGEWATAQCQLSESTNGTAKFADPLSVTWTGDENQGPWEWDMGISDTETKSLTEAVLNNPVQHNVDCKLPSFLPSLEEETIDIGGIEDFFLNIECVRPDLSPISETEVDILN; encoded by the exons ATGGGCAACATTTATTTCACAGAAATCTGGTATACAATGAAGGAAAGTTCTGTTACCATGAGTTCTTCAGCTACAAATCCCAAGATTCTATATAGGAATTCTCGTCTACTCCGTATGGTGTTCTTACAACTCCATCGCCAACAAAGGGCTGACTTATTTTGTGATGTTGTCCTACAAGCAGAAG GCGAAGCTGTTCCAGCTCATTGTTGCATCCTGTCGGCCTGCAGCCCCTTCTTCACAGAGCAGTTGGAGCGAGAAATGCCCCCCAAGGGACACAAGGTGGTGCTGGAAATTCGGGGGCTGAAAATTGGGACATTGCGTAAATTGGTAGATTTCCTCTATACATCTGAAATGGAGGTGTCCCGGGAAGAAGCTCAAGATATTCTTGCAGCTGCACGACAGCTTCAGGTGTCAGAACTTGATTCTTTACAGTTAGAGGGAGGAaagttagtaaaaaaaaacctggaccgGCGATTAAATAGGAATTGTTTGCAGATAACCAGTCCAATGACCAGATCAGAGACAAGTTTAATTCATTCTTCTGCTCCCTCTGGAGGTAGCTTGACATCCTGGGTAACTGCAGGGAAGCAAGCAACACCCAACAGTAATTTTATACCATGCTCCAACGAAATAAGTAGCCACAACAGTACTGATCAGAAGGACTTAAAACAAAAGCTTACTACAGCATTGCTGAGTAGTGACAAACAGATTTCAAACAGCGAAACAATTACTGCTGATCCcctgaaaacaaaagttaaaaaatgcCCTCCAGGCACAATAAGGAATATAATGGGCAGCGATGAGAATGGTAATCTGcacagaaaggagactgaagctGAAGATACACACACTAGAGCCAGTTTGCAGAATTCAAAAAAGATAAAGCTCAGCCGTCCAAAACTTTCCTTGCCACCTCTGTCTACATCTTGTGCCACCAAAGACCCTTGCACTGTGACACCCAGCAAATTGCCAAAGTCTGTTAAACGTCTCTGGAGACAAAAATGTCCTGTCAAGGAGGAgacgaaaaaagaaaataataaccaTTTTTGTGGCTTCAGAAGCCCCCCTCTTCTTCCTAAATCTAAAGGCAGAAAGCGCACCTCCAGTGATCCAGCATCCTACTCAAACTTTCCCCAAGAAATAGGTCACATAGGCCGGGTAAAGCTCAGAAAAGTTATCAATGGCAGCTGCTGGGAAGTGGTGCATGAATCGCCTGCAGTGCAGCCAACAGTGGTGGAAAACGGTGTGCATACTTTGAAAGATGTGGGCTCCCAATCTCAACTGACACATCCTAAACTAGAAGGAGATAATGTGCAGCAGTTGGCCCGGTCTCCTAAACTGCTGCCTGCAACTGCTGAGGCTGCACCGGGTCCTGAAAAGAGTGTGATAAAACAGCAGCCAGAACTACCCGAGAAGAAGGTGGCCTTGGATGAAGGAGCTGATGCTGCTGGGAATCATTATGACATGGAGGCATTTGTGCTGGATCATCTGGTCAAGAGCGAGCAGTACGATAAGCTTGCTTCAGCTGGAGAGTTGGAGCAAATGCTAGACTTGCTGCTATCTGATGAGGATGCCACTGGGGGAACCCAGAGCACCAGTATTACACAAAGCCTGTGTTCTTCACCCCAGGCAAATGAGAATGTCCTGGGAAATGTTGGaattgaagaaaaagagagatgttGTACAGTAGGTCCACAGTTGGACAAGATAAAAATTAGTGAAGCTGGTGACTCAACAGATGGGAGTTCTTTGCTGGACCCTGTCCTTAACGGTCTTCCTCTTGTAACACCTGAGCCTAATGGTGACTGCCTTTCCTCGTCCAGGTCAGCCTCTCCCCAGTTGGGGGAATGGGCAACAGCTCAATGTCAGCTGTCTGAATCCACAAATGGGACTGCAAAATTTGCTGACCCTTTGTCTGTCACTTGGACGGGTGATGAGAACCAAGGACCTTGGGAATGGGATATGGGAATCTCAGATACAGAAACAAAGTCACTTACTGAAGCTGTTTTGAACAACCCTGTGCAGCACAACGTGGACTGCAAGCTGCCATCTTTCTTACCCAGCCTAGAAGAAGAAACCATAGACATCGGTGGGATAGAGGACTTCTTTCTTAATATTGAATGTGTCCGGCCAGATCTGTCTCCTATATCTGAAACTGAGGTGGATATTCTGAACTAG